The Syntrophobotulus glycolicus DSM 8271 DNA window TGGTTTAAACCCGAAATACTCATGCAGCGCCGTGCTGGCCTGGTTGGGCAGCGCAATGATTGCATAAGCATTACAAAACCCTTGTAATTTAAGCAGTTTAAAAAATGGTGAATATAAGGATTTGCCTATCCCTCTCCCCACCCGATCTGCTTTTACATAGATGGAGACATCGACTGCCCAGGAATAAGCGGACCGTTCATGGTGGGACGAGGCATAGGCATACCCTAAGATTTCTCCTTCTTGTTCATAGACAAGCCAGAGGTGTTTGTCCATAACCTGACGGATTCTCATTTCCATCTCCGCTGCAGAAGGTCCCGCCGTTTCAAATGAGATCACCGTGTTCTCGACGTATGGGGAATAGATCTGCCGGATTTGTTCCGCATCTTTTGTTGAAGCCAACCGTATGCGCGAGGTCATTCTTTCTCCCTCCAACCAGTTATTTTTACCGGTAAAGATTTGACACCGTTCTCTTTTCTTCCGCTGCACCTTTTGATGATGGCTGCAAGCACTTTATCTGCGAATTAAAATTACGATACCTGAGGCCATCAGACAAAGCAGGCCTGCCGAAATAAATGCCCAATGATAGCTTCCGGCAATCGTATGCAACGCTCCCGCATAAAAAGCTGCCGCAGCTGAACCAACCTGATGAATCGCCATCATCCAGCCAAAAATGACTATGCCTTGTCTGCCAAAAATATTTGCAGCGAGGCGTACTGTCGACGGCAGGGTGGCACTCCAGTCCAAACCATAAAAAACAATAAAAAACACAATGCTCAGGTGATTGGCTTCTAATGTGAAAGGCAGTAAGACCAGAGACACTCCCCGGAGAATATAATACCAGAATAATAACCAGCGGTTATCCAATCTATCGGATAGCCATCCGGCAAACGTTACCCCGAAGATGTTAAAGACTCCCGCGACCGACAGCATACCGGCTGCGTAAATCTCCGTTATCCCATGATCTATACAAGCAGCAATGAAATGTGTTCCAATCAGTCCGCTCGTCGTGGCACCGCAGACAAAAAAACTGGCTGACAACAACCAGAACTCTTTGGAATATACGGCTGTCTTTAAGCCTTTCAATACAACCAGAAAAGGATTTCCTTTGGTCATTGAGTTTGCAAGATCCGCCGTCTCGGAAGCGCCATAAGGCAAAAGCCCGATATCTCCGGGATTATTGCGCATAACGATGATGACCAGAACCATAACGGCCAAAGCCGCCCCGGATAATAACCAAACGACAACTTGCCAGCTGAAGGATTGCAGCAGCTTGGAAAATAAGGGAAGGAAGATCAGTTGGCCGGTCGCCCCGGCAGCACTAAAAATTCCCAGAATCAGGCCGCGGTGTTTGTCAAACCACTTCTGAGCGATCACTGTCCCCAATACTGTCGCTAAAAACCCTGTCCCTATCCCGACGACGATTCCCCAGAGCAACACCATTTGCCAGGGAGCTTTGACCCAGGCGGTCAAACTTGTTCCTGCCGATAAAAGAAGCAGCGCCAACGCAACGACACGTCTTGTCCCGTACAATTCCATCAATGCCGCGGCAAAAGGCCCGCAAAAACCGTACAGCAGAAGGTTAATCGCTACAGCGAGACTGATTTCAGCCCGGCTCCAACCAAAGTAAACCTGAAACGGAACCATAAGCACACTGGGCGTTGAACGAATTCCCGCAGCCAGCACTAATGTGAAAAAGGTTGTTAGTACGATCAGCCAGTGATAGGGGAAAAAAGAAATCTGCTTGTTAAAAAAGCCGGTTTTTTTCTGATTCAAGTGAAACATGTATCCTCCAATTTTTCATTGTCCAAGCCTGTTCAAAGACCTGTTGGGCATAAAAAAAAGACCAAACCGCATTTACATAGATAGTACATGGAATTTACATTATGCACGAAAGAATACCAATTTCAGGGCATGAGCCTCATATCCATTATATTGACCTGTGAACTCTTCAACAACTTTAAACCCTTCACTATAATATAATCTTTTAGCCGGCTCATTATATTTGGCAACATTTAGATATGCCGTCTCTCCTACATCAGTCAATATCCAATTCAGTAATCTTCTACCGATTCCTTGCCTATAGTATTGGGGGGCAACAAATAGCCAAGAGATCAAGGTATTATGATATCCTGCAAATCCAACAACCCTGCCGTCTTCTTCCGCAACAAATATTTTACTTTCATGAAAGGATCTGATCAGTTCTTTATCCGCCTTCAACGGCCTAATTGCTTTTAAATCACATGAGCCACGCATTTCATCGGGTTTTGCTCTGTCGAAGACATGGCATACTTCTTCCCAGTCTTTCTCTGTGTAAGCCCTTATCACCATTGGCTGCTCTCCCACGTTAAGAATCCCAAAATAAAAATGGAAAAAATCATGTCAGATTAGTTTCTCACAACAAATGAGCCGAAGAACATATTCGGAAATTGGTCATTGGCTATCAGAAGCCGAAAGATTTTCTAGATTCAGCGCCAGTATCTGCTTTTTTCGTCCGGCAGGTTTTGAAAAAGAACGGTTGACAGGTATCTTTCCCCGGTATCGGGGAGTAAGGCGACAATCGTTTTACCGGCATTCTCCGGCCGTTTGGCAAGCTGAGCCGCCGCAAAGGCAGCGGCGCCCGAAGAGATGCCCACGAGCAGTCCCTCTGTTCTGGCCAGCACCCGTGAAGTATCAACCGCTTCTTCATTTTTCACTTTAAAAATCTCATCGACAACCTCATACTTAAATACCTTAGGCACAAAGCCCGCTCCGATGCCCTGGATCTGGTGCGGCCCCGGACTGCCCCCTGACAAAACAGGCGAGTCATTGGGCTCGACCGCCACAACCTTGACCTCCGGTTTCCTCGCTTTCAGGACTTCTCCCACTCCTGTAATGGTTCCTCCCGTACCGACACCGGCCACGAAGATGTCTACCTTGCCTCCGGTGTCCCTCCAGATTTCCTCAGCAGTCGTCTCTCGGTGCACCGCCGGATTGGCGGGATTGTTAAACTGCTGCAAAATCACAGAGTCAGCAATCTGAGCGGAGAGTTCTTCCGCCTTGCGGATCGCTCCCTTCATCCCTTCCGCACCGGGTGTCAGGACCAGCTCCGCCCCCAGAGCTTTCAGCAGGGTCCGCCGTTCCAGGCTCATGGTTTCCGGCATGGTCAGGATGATCCGGTAGCCTTTCGCGGCTGCCACAAAAGCCAGACCGACACCGGTATTGCCGCTGGTCGGTTCAATGATCACCGATTCTTTTTTCAGGAGGCCTTTCTTTTCGGCATCCACGACCATGGAATTGGCAATCCTGTCTTTGACACTGCCCAGAGGATTATAATATTCCAGCTTCAACAGCAGTTCCCCGCTTAATTTTGCCAGTTTGGCAAAGGAATTCGGTCGAAACAGCGGAGTGTCACCGATCAGTTCCGTCAAATTATTTACAATTTCCGACATAGAGATTACTCCTTCTATAACTTGATTTACCCTGTGCTATCATTATCCTGATTTAAGCCTGAACCTCCTTGATGTTGTCAAAGGGATTGGTTTCATACCATTCCGGCCGGAACGGCAAGGCGACATTGGCAGCTATTTTTCTGGCAAAGGTTGTATTCTGGAATTTTCGCGCCGCCTTCCGGGCCAGTTCGTAGGCTCCCGAATAGCCCATATAATTAAAGGTCTGGCCGAAAAGAGGGATATTGGGTATGCCCAGCTTGGTCACCCAGCCATTGGCCCCTGTATGCCCGACATAGAGGTCCGGTTTAAGCCTGTTCAGGATCACCATTTCCTCCGCCGGCTGCCCCGGGGCAACATCAATGACGGCCTGCTGATCCGAAATCTCATCAATCAGGGGTACGGCAAAACGGTCAAAGTTATGCGGTTTCAAACCCAGGACATTCATCCCAAGAGACTGGTAAAACTCGGCGGTTGTAAAAATACGCATTTCTCCTCCGCCCACAAATACCCTCTTGCCTTTCAGCACTTTTTTGAACGGCTCCAGGGCCTCTTCCAGTTGGGCCGTCTCTATGGCGATCAGTCTCTCCACCTCATCTTCCAGTTTGAAGAATTTCCCGATTTCCCGCAGCCATTGATTTGTGCTCTTGATCCCTATCGGTAAGGTATCGATGACATACCCGGTACCAAAGCGCTCTTTCAGATGACCGACAAGGTAATCATCATGGGTGGCGCAGATGCTGACATTCAGGGCGGCCTCACCAAAGCGCGAAATTTCCTCCACACTGGAAAACAAAGGCATTACCCGCACATTTAAATCAAGCGCCTTAAGCAGCCTGGACAGTTCCACCTCGTCGCCATAGCTCGTGGAACCGACATTTAACAAATTTACTGTCCTGCTGTTCAAATACTTTTCAGCCGCGTCGCCAACATCATCCGGAATCGTCCTGTCGTATCTCGGGACTGGATCAACCAGTTTTTTTAAGACACCGTGATAGGCAGAGTCATAACCGGTGGCGACAAACTTGCTTTTAAAGCCTTCACAGTGCACAGGCACCACCCGGGCTGAGAGCTGCCTGTCAAGCTCATCCAGCAAAGAGTCGATATCGTCGCCGATAATGCCGGGCACACAGCTGTTGGCAATGATAATGGCATCGGGGCGGTATTCCTGTTCCGCATAGAGAACCGCCTTGCGCAGCTTCTCAATACCTCCGGAAATCACATCATTTTCATCCAGGTTGGTATGCAGCCAAATATTGTCTGTTTTGGGTTTCTGCTTCTGACCGCGCATGGTTTTTCTGGTGCCGGCAAAGCTGAGACTGGTTGAGCCGCAGCCAAGCGGAGCGTGAATGATGATCACAACATTCTGAAAGGTTGCGACGATCCCTAAAGCCAGGGTGAGCTGACAGCCGCCCCCCTGGGCGAATTTCCTGCTGTTGAACTTAGTACAGCTGTTTCCCATCCCTTTTTTAAGACTCCGGCAGGAACCGCCGAAGGCGTTACATGCTTCGATCCGTTCTTCCCTGGTCGGCGCAGCCTCTGCTCCTAAATAATGATAGGTGAGGTTCTCCGTTAATTTAGACATGCTTATACCCTCCTTCGATTAACGATCACTGACGAGCGCTGAAAAGATATCTTCAGCGAGTGTTAAACCGCCTTGGTAGCCGGTATACCCTCTGTCCAGAACCAGCCTGTTGGTAACCGGAAATGCGACCGACAGAAAATTGGCTCCGATTTTTTCCGCCGCGGTGGCTTCAAGGCTGCTGCCGACAACAAAGACCGGGCTGAGCGCATTCTCATATTTGTCATTATGATTGTATTGCCAGCTGTGCCGGATATGGTTGAGAAGCTGCCCCGTCTGCGGTTCAAAGACGACCTTGGGTTTGGTTTCAGAGGTCAGCTGATTGAATTTCGATTCATATTTCTTTTTGCTGAGATCATCATGATCCTGGTCGTTGATCACAACCAGATGCGGAATCCAGCCCAGATCATCGGCCAGGAAGCTTGTCAGCGGAAAGGCATAGCTGCTGTCGGCCGCGACTATGGCATATCTCTGGAAATCGAGATCACTGTAGCTGTCCAGAATTCTTTCCAGGTAGCTGTAATAATACTTTTTTTCCTCCGCGATCAGGGCCTTGACAGCAGACTGCTCAAGTCCCAGCAGGGAGGTGATCTTGTGCAGAAAAGCATCCGTCCTCGTTTCCCCGATAGGGAGATCAGCCGTAATGTAGGGGATATGATGTTTTTCTTCAAAAACCTTAGCGGTCTCAATCCCGTAATTTTCTGAAAAAACAATCGTCAGACCGGCATTTCCGTAATTTTTGATTTTCTCAATGGTTTCCCCGTCGCCGAAAAAGGTGTTGACCTGAACCCCCAGCAGGTTCAGCAGCCTTTTGATTCCCTTGATATTGCCTCGAAAAAAAACATCCTGCCCCGGGACAATGCCCAAAATATTGACTGTTTTTTGGTCTTTCTCCTCTTTCTTTTCAACCAATTCCGCCGCGAGCGTACTCAGGACCGCATCATATCCTTTAAAACTGTTGCCCAAGAAGCCCGGCGTGCTTGCCGCCAGCACAATATCCCTGCCCTCCCGGAACCGGCGCGTCACCCCAAGGACATCATCGCCGATGATTTCAACTTGGCATCCGGTCACCACAAAATAAAGGTCGCCGTCTATGACTTTGATGGTGCTGGAAATTTGTTCCTCCAGGCGTTTTTCACCGCCGAAAACAATATCATTTTCCACGACATTGGAGGTAGGTGTCATTGTTCCCCCGCAATACCCCGCTCCCTTGTAGCCTCCGGCCATGTTATACGTATTGGACAGCATACCTGCGCATCCTCCGGACGCATGTACAATCGGCACGGTCCTATGCAATGCCGATAAGGTCACAATGGCCCCGCCGAGAGCACAGGTGAATTTTGCACGGTCAATAAAATTTGCCACTTAATCGCCTCCCAACATTATAATATCTGACTAAATAAAGGAAGAGGCCAGGCAAACATCCTCGAAAGGTTTGTTTACTTAGCCTCCAGTTCTCCGGTCAAGCATTAAATCCACTATTTCCATGTACTTAATATACTTTCAATTCTATGTTCTTGTCAAGAATTATTTAAATGTTTAAATCTATCATCTTCTAAGGTTTTATCATAACCA harbors:
- a CDS encoding nitrogenase component 1, translating into MSKLTENLTYHYLGAEAAPTREERIEACNAFGGSCRSLKKGMGNSCTKFNSRKFAQGGGCQLTLALGIVATFQNVVIIIHAPLGCGSTSLSFAGTRKTMRGQKQKPKTDNIWLHTNLDENDVISGGIEKLRKAVLYAEQEYRPDAIIIANSCVPGIIGDDIDSLLDELDRQLSARVVPVHCEGFKSKFVATGYDSAYHGVLKKLVDPVPRYDRTIPDDVGDAAEKYLNSRTVNLLNVGSTSYGDEVELSRLLKALDLNVRVMPLFSSVEEISRFGEAALNVSICATHDDYLVGHLKERFGTGYVIDTLPIGIKSTNQWLREIGKFFKLEDEVERLIAIETAQLEEALEPFKKVLKGKRVFVGGGEMRIFTTAEFYQSLGMNVLGLKPHNFDRFAVPLIDEISDQQAVIDVAPGQPAEEMVILNRLKPDLYVGHTGANGWVTKLGIPNIPLFGQTFNYMGYSGAYELARKAARKFQNTTFARKIAANVALPFRPEWYETNPFDNIKEVQA
- a CDS encoding GNAT family N-acetyltransferase; the encoded protein is MVIRAYTEKDWEEVCHVFDRAKPDEMRGSCDLKAIRPLKADKELIRSFHESKIFVAEEDGRVVGFAGYHNTLISWLFVAPQYYRQGIGRRLLNWILTDVGETAYLNVAKYNEPAKRLYYSEGFKVVEEFTGQYNGYEAHALKLVFFRA
- a CDS encoding MFS transporter — protein: MFHLNQKKTGFFNKQISFFPYHWLIVLTTFFTLVLAAGIRSTPSVLMVPFQVYFGWSRAEISLAVAINLLLYGFCGPFAAALMELYGTRRVVALALLLLSAGTSLTAWVKAPWQMVLLWGIVVGIGTGFLATVLGTVIAQKWFDKHRGLILGIFSAAGATGQLIFLPLFSKLLQSFSWQVVVWLLSGAALAVMVLVIIVMRNNPGDIGLLPYGASETADLANSMTKGNPFLVVLKGLKTAVYSKEFWLLSASFFVCGATTSGLIGTHFIAACIDHGITEIYAAGMLSVAGVFNIFGVTFAGWLSDRLDNRWLLFWYYILRGVSLVLLPFTLEANHLSIVFFIVFYGLDWSATLPSTVRLAANIFGRQGIVIFGWMMAIHQVGSAAAAFYAGALHTIAGSYHWAFISAGLLCLMASGIVILIRR
- a CDS encoding nitrogenase component 1, with product MANFIDRAKFTCALGGAIVTLSALHRTVPIVHASGGCAGMLSNTYNMAGGYKGAGYCGGTMTPTSNVVENDIVFGGEKRLEEQISSTIKVIDGDLYFVVTGCQVEIIGDDVLGVTRRFREGRDIVLAASTPGFLGNSFKGYDAVLSTLAAELVEKKEEKDQKTVNILGIVPGQDVFFRGNIKGIKRLLNLLGVQVNTFFGDGETIEKIKNYGNAGLTIVFSENYGIETAKVFEEKHHIPYITADLPIGETRTDAFLHKITSLLGLEQSAVKALIAEEKKYYYSYLERILDSYSDLDFQRYAIVAADSSYAFPLTSFLADDLGWIPHLVVINDQDHDDLSKKKYESKFNQLTSETKPKVVFEPQTGQLLNHIRHSWQYNHNDKYENALSPVFVVGSSLEATAAEKIGANFLSVAFPVTNRLVLDRGYTGYQGGLTLAEDIFSALVSDR
- the cysK gene encoding cysteine synthase A, whose amino-acid sequence is MSEIVNNLTELIGDTPLFRPNSFAKLAKLSGELLLKLEYYNPLGSVKDRIANSMVVDAEKKGLLKKESVIIEPTSGNTGVGLAFVAAAKGYRIILTMPETMSLERRTLLKALGAELVLTPGAEGMKGAIRKAEELSAQIADSVILQQFNNPANPAVHRETTAEEIWRDTGGKVDIFVAGVGTGGTITGVGEVLKARKPEVKVVAVEPNDSPVLSGGSPGPHQIQGIGAGFVPKVFKYEVVDEIFKVKNEEAVDTSRVLARTEGLLVGISSGAAAFAAAQLAKRPENAGKTIVALLPDTGERYLSTVLFQNLPDEKSRYWR
- a CDS encoding GNAT family N-acetyltransferase; protein product: MTSRIRLASTKDAEQIRQIYSPYVENTVISFETAGPSAAEMEMRIRQVMDKHLWLVYEQEGEILGYAYASSHHERSAYSWAVDVSIYVKADRVGRGIGKSLYSPFFKLLKLQGFCNAYAIIALPNQASTALHEYFGFKPIGISSKVGYKFGKWIDVQWWEMHLNTHEAYPLFPCSIHQIDETRLVEAMKR